One window of the Haloarcula halobia genome contains the following:
- a CDS encoding transcriptional regulator — protein MSRSALVGNVTAMLEDAGFLVSERCAIRPKSFDVAARRGEDVLLVKILGNIDAFDAYTGAEMRRLGTYLNATPIVLGLRTRDEELNPGVVYFRHGVPVLSPDTAVDLFVEEVPPLIYAAPGGLYVNIDSEVLADAREDREWSLGRLAKELGVSRRTVSKYEDGMDASVEVAAQLEELFDAPLTSPVDVLEGTEDIRDDEPTPEDPDVAPEDEPIATVFTRIGFTVHPTDRAPFKTVSENAQRREQVLTGHSALTETAEKRARIMSSVGEVTRTRSVYVVDELTRESVDGTALIAEEEMEEIRDADDLRDLIMERGEEPEEVA, from the coding sequence ATGTCACGATCAGCACTCGTCGGCAACGTCACGGCGATGCTCGAGGACGCCGGCTTCCTGGTGAGCGAACGCTGTGCCATCCGGCCCAAGAGCTTCGACGTCGCGGCGCGGCGCGGCGAGGACGTGCTGCTCGTGAAGATTCTGGGGAACATCGACGCCTTCGACGCCTACACCGGCGCCGAGATGCGCCGCCTCGGAACCTACCTGAACGCGACGCCCATCGTCCTCGGTCTTCGGACCCGCGACGAGGAACTCAATCCGGGCGTGGTGTACTTCCGCCACGGCGTCCCGGTGCTCTCGCCGGACACCGCGGTCGACCTGTTCGTCGAGGAGGTGCCGCCGCTCATCTACGCCGCGCCGGGGGGCCTGTACGTCAACATCGACTCCGAGGTGCTGGCCGACGCCCGGGAGGACCGCGAGTGGTCGCTCGGGCGCCTCGCGAAGGAGCTGGGCGTCTCCCGACGGACCGTCTCGAAGTACGAGGACGGCATGGACGCCTCCGTCGAGGTGGCGGCCCAGCTCGAGGAGCTGTTCGACGCGCCGCTGACCTCGCCGGTGGACGTCCTCGAGGGCACCGAGGACATCCGCGACGACGAGCCGACGCCGGAGGACCCCGACGTCGCCCCCGAGGACGAACCCATCGCGACGGTCTTTACCCGCATCGGCTTCACCGTCCACCCCACCGACCGCGCGCCGTTCAAGACGGTCAGCGAGAACGCCCAGCGCCGCGAACAGGTGCTGACCGGCCACTCCGCGCTCACCGAGACCGCCGAGAAGCGCGCCCGCATCATGTCCTCGGTCGGGGAGGTCACCCGGACGCGCTCGGTGTACGTCGTCGACGAGCTCACCCGCGAGTCCGTCGACGGCACGGCGCTCATCGCCGAGGAGGAGATGGAAGAGATCCGGGACGCCGACGACCTCCGGGACCTCATCATGGAACGCGGCGAGGAACCCGAAGAAGTGGCCTGA
- a CDS encoding AAA family ATPase: MSPEPSIDDVTDHCTTVLDDVGDAVIAERETLETVLTGFLARGHVLLEDVPGTGKTLTARSLAGALGLSFTRIQFTPDLLPADVTGSYVFNEKAQEFEFRPGPIFGNVVLADEINRASPKTQAALLEAMAEGQVSIDGTTHELPEPFFVIATQNPIEQEGTFPLPEAQVDRFIVKTSFGYPSAGGELEILNRRAARTDRTPAVSSRLSLPPAALRTAPESVHVDEEVREYIVSLSRASREDPRVKTGVSPRGTQRLFEAARAYAALRGRSYVTPDHVSRIAPAVMAHRLVLTPDARVDNVDKRAVVADVLDSVPVPTVTYASQPSD, encoded by the coding sequence ATGTCACCGGAACCGTCTATCGACGACGTCACCGACCACTGCACGACCGTCCTCGACGACGTCGGCGACGCGGTCATCGCCGAGCGCGAGACGCTCGAGACCGTCCTGACGGGCTTTCTCGCCCGCGGGCACGTCCTCTTAGAGGACGTCCCCGGGACGGGCAAGACGCTGACGGCCCGCTCGCTCGCCGGCGCGCTGGGGCTGTCTTTCACGCGCATCCAGTTTACCCCCGACTTGCTCCCCGCCGACGTCACCGGGAGCTACGTGTTCAACGAGAAGGCCCAGGAGTTCGAGTTCAGGCCCGGCCCCATCTTCGGGAACGTCGTCCTGGCCGACGAGATAAACCGCGCCTCGCCGAAGACCCAGGCCGCGCTGCTGGAGGCGATGGCCGAAGGCCAGGTCAGCATCGACGGGACCACCCACGAACTGCCAGAGCCCTTCTTCGTCATCGCCACCCAGAACCCCATCGAGCAGGAGGGGACCTTCCCGCTCCCCGAGGCGCAGGTCGACCGCTTTATCGTCAAGACCAGCTTCGGGTACCCCTCTGCCGGCGGCGAACTGGAGATCCTCAACCGCCGGGCGGCCCGGACCGACCGGACGCCGGCGGTCAGCTCGCGGCTCTCGCTCCCGCCCGCGGCGCTGCGGACCGCTCCGGAGTCGGTCCACGTCGACGAGGAGGTCCGGGAGTACATCGTCTCGCTCTCGCGGGCCAGCCGCGAGGACCCGCGCGTCAAGACGGGTGTCTCCCCGCGGGGCACCCAGCGGCTCTTCGAGGCCGCCAGGGCCTACGCGGCGCTCCGGGGTCGCTCGTACGTCACGCCCGACCACGTCTCGCGCATCGCGCCAGCCGTCATGGCCCACCGGCTCGTCCTGACGCCCGACGCGCGGGTCGACAACGTCGACAAGCGCGCCGTCGTCGCGGACGTCCTCGACTCGGTGCCCGTGCCGACGGTCACCTACGCGAGCCAGCCGTCCGACTGA
- a CDS encoding DUF7511 domain-containing protein has product MPLTDAHPDEAVSPAERASVDLVSAVDDEADPTQLTVYSDRDDEITTHWITVDLDHAVDLAEML; this is encoded by the coding sequence ATGCCACTCACCGACGCGCACCCCGACGAGGCTGTGTCGCCCGCCGAACGCGCGTCCGTCGACCTCGTCAGCGCCGTCGACGACGAGGCCGACCCGACGCAGCTGACGGTCTACTCCGACCGTGACGACGAGATAACGACCCACTGGATTACCGTCGACCTCGACCACGCCGTCGACCTGGCGGAGATGCTCTGA
- a CDS encoding DUF58 domain-containing protein, with the protein MTTVRTTGRWRGIVAVALLAVAVGILLDRPAVLLLGIVGAGFAAYPRLSGPPTVELELERRLDNRHPRRGEHVTVTAHLTNVGERTLADVRLVDGVPPMLTVASGNPRHAAVLRPGQTTTFTYALDADHGHHTFDPATVIVRDVTGAHEVELTVSAEGELHCTETVPEVPLRRQTDNFAGQLTTDGGGNGTEFHTVREYNRGDSLRRIDSKRWAKTGELTTIEFREERRSSVLLLVDAREPAYRSASDTDPNAVAHSIAATEQLLGALEGAQNQVGLAAFGREFCWERPGSGTEHVTRVRRLLTSHPTLSSTPSKPDEDGDLEDQRRQLYARLDASTQVVVLSPLTDEWILQTIRRLEAGGNATTVISPDVTAGETLGQRLARVERANRLHALRQTDVPVVDWDPQAALGTVLLNEGRRRRTA; encoded by the coding sequence GTGACGACGGTTCGCACCACCGGACGCTGGCGGGGCATCGTCGCCGTCGCCCTGCTCGCCGTCGCCGTCGGCATCCTGCTCGACCGGCCGGCGGTGCTGCTACTTGGCATCGTCGGTGCGGGCTTTGCGGCGTATCCCCGCCTCTCGGGCCCGCCGACCGTCGAGCTGGAACTCGAGCGGCGGCTCGACAACCGTCACCCCAGGCGTGGCGAGCACGTCACCGTGACGGCCCACCTCACCAACGTCGGCGAACGAACGCTGGCGGACGTCCGCCTCGTCGACGGTGTCCCGCCGATGCTCACTGTCGCGTCGGGGAACCCCCGCCACGCGGCGGTCCTGCGGCCCGGACAGACCACCACGTTCACCTACGCGCTGGACGCCGACCACGGGCACCACACGTTCGACCCGGCGACGGTCATCGTCCGCGACGTCACTGGCGCCCACGAGGTAGAGCTGACCGTCTCCGCCGAAGGCGAACTCCACTGCACCGAGACGGTCCCCGAGGTCCCGCTGCGGCGACAGACCGACAACTTCGCCGGGCAGCTGACCACCGACGGCGGCGGCAACGGCACCGAGTTCCACACGGTCCGGGAGTACAACCGCGGTGACTCCCTCCGGCGCATCGACTCCAAGCGGTGGGCCAAGACCGGCGAACTGACCACCATCGAGTTCCGCGAGGAGCGGCGCAGCTCGGTCCTGTTGCTCGTCGACGCGCGCGAACCGGCCTACCGATCGGCGAGCGACACCGACCCGAACGCCGTCGCCCACAGCATCGCGGCCACAGAGCAGCTGCTCGGCGCCCTCGAGGGCGCCCAGAACCAGGTCGGCCTGGCCGCGTTCGGCCGCGAGTTCTGCTGGGAGCGGCCGGGAAGCGGGACCGAGCACGTGACCCGCGTGCGCCGCCTGCTCACGTCCCACCCGACGCTGTCGTCGACACCCTCGAAACCGGACGAGGACGGTGACCTCGAGGACCAGCGCAGGCAGCTGTACGCCCGCCTCGACGCCTCGACGCAGGTCGTGGTCCTCTCGCCGCTGACCGACGAGTGGATCCTCCAGACCATCAGACGCCTGGAGGCGGGCGGCAACGCGACGACAGTCATCAGTCCGGACGTCACCGCGGGCGAGACGCTCGGCCAGCGGCTGGCGCGCGTAGAGCGGGCCAACCGCCTCCACGCGCTCCGCCAGACCGACGTGCCGGTCGTCGACTGGGACCCCCAGGCGGCGCTCGGGACGGTCCTGCTGAACGAGGGGCGCCGACGGAGGACCGCATGA
- a CDS encoding DUF7519 family protein → MSTAVSHRPTPLSSALALVLAAGVALLLAGSSTQRLAVIGTAVGVAVVVTAARLPAPAAMPDEVTVRKRAVPTAGIGASEVTAIGAGIVVLSLLHGALTLAGGVGWARLGPGVLGIVLLGLGLRPVRDHLARRFVSAGLAALVVGVVLVGIFERADPGTLLVAATGAIIAWDVAEHGISLGEQLRSDADTTSVELLHAGASAGFGALLVLGATVLFENGATELPLVVLLGLVVAAVVSMAALYR, encoded by the coding sequence ATGAGCACCGCCGTCTCCCACCGCCCGACGCCGCTCTCGAGTGCGCTCGCGCTCGTGCTGGCGGCTGGCGTCGCCCTCCTGCTGGCGGGGTCGTCCACCCAGCGCCTCGCCGTCATCGGGACGGCTGTCGGCGTCGCGGTGGTCGTCACGGCCGCCCGCCTCCCGGCGCCGGCGGCGATGCCCGACGAAGTGACCGTCAGGAAGCGGGCCGTCCCGACCGCGGGCATCGGCGCGAGCGAGGTGACCGCAATCGGAGCGGGCATCGTCGTCCTGTCGCTGCTACACGGCGCCCTCACGCTCGCCGGCGGCGTCGGGTGGGCCCGCCTGGGGCCCGGCGTGCTCGGCATCGTCCTCCTCGGTCTGGGCCTGCGGCCGGTCCGCGACCACCTCGCCCGGCGGTTCGTCTCGGCGGGACTGGCCGCGCTGGTCGTCGGCGTCGTCCTGGTCGGCATCTTCGAGCGGGCCGACCCGGGCACGCTGCTCGTGGCGGCCACCGGCGCCATCATCGCCTGGGACGTCGCCGAACACGGCATCAGCCTCGGCGAGCAGCTGCGGAGCGACGCCGACACCACCTCGGTCGAACTCCTCCACGCCGGGGCGAGTGCCGGCTTCGGCGCCCTGCTCGTGCTCGGGGCGACGGTGCTCTTCGAGAACGGGGCGACGGAGCTGCCGCTCGTGGTGTTGCTGGGCCTGGTCGTCGCCGCCGTCGTCTCGATGGCGGCGCTGTACCGGTAA
- a CDS encoding helicase C-terminal domain-containing protein, with protein sequence MYPARIHDEFPAPAYRGNQKQALSDIRSAFEDGNDVVLVRAPTGSGKSLLARAIAGCARTAGEAAPEQVVDAYYTTPQVSQLDDVASDDLLDDLSVIRGKNNYDCILPGETDTPVNQAPCVREREFDCQVKHRCPYFSDRAIASNRRIAAMTLAYFMQTAGSDVFGKRDVVVVDEAHGLGEWAEMYATIDLSPETIPMWSDLEVPDIDGVDDAVQFTERVEHLAERRVKELRGNAELTGEEVAERDSLNQLRGDLQWFREDYTDAESATTWVVDQTESAVTVKPMNPERYLNHTVWERGNRFALLSATILNKAAFCANVGLDPDSVALVEVGHTFPVENRPLYDVTQGKMTYEHREETLPTIARTLVRIMARHPDEKGLVHCHSYAIKERLRDLLEEFGVGSRVRDHDREGRDAALAAWKRSDNPDVFLSVKMEEALDLEGDLCRWQVICKAPYPNTRDSRVARRLEDGQWGWYYRTALRTVIQACGRVVRAPDDYGATYLADSSLLDLFERASHDTPDWFGAQVRRLSDPDLPQFSPDRALTGVSARTRRQRDRSRSRSGSDTHPLSDVWD encoded by the coding sequence GTGTACCCGGCGCGGATTCACGACGAGTTCCCGGCGCCCGCCTACCGCGGGAACCAAAAGCAGGCCCTCTCTGACATCCGGTCGGCGTTCGAGGACGGGAACGACGTTGTCCTGGTGCGGGCCCCCACCGGCAGTGGCAAGTCCCTGCTGGCCAGAGCCATCGCCGGCTGTGCCCGGACCGCCGGCGAGGCCGCCCCCGAACAGGTCGTCGACGCCTACTACACGACGCCGCAGGTCTCCCAGCTGGACGACGTGGCCAGCGACGACCTGTTAGACGACCTCTCGGTCATCCGCGGGAAGAACAACTACGACTGCATCCTCCCCGGCGAGACGGACACGCCGGTCAACCAGGCGCCCTGCGTGCGCGAACGCGAGTTCGACTGCCAGGTCAAACACCGGTGTCCGTACTTCTCGGACCGCGCCATCGCCTCGAACCGACGCATCGCCGCCATGACGCTGGCCTATTTCATGCAGACCGCCGGCAGCGACGTGTTCGGGAAACGCGACGTCGTGGTCGTCGACGAGGCCCACGGCCTGGGCGAGTGGGCCGAGATGTACGCGACCATCGACCTCTCGCCCGAGACCATCCCGATGTGGTCGGACCTCGAGGTGCCCGACATCGACGGCGTAGACGACGCGGTACAGTTCACCGAGCGGGTCGAACACCTCGCCGAGCGCCGCGTCAAGGAGTTGCGGGGCAACGCCGAACTCACGGGCGAGGAGGTGGCCGAGCGCGACTCGCTGAACCAGCTGCGGGGCGACCTGCAGTGGTTCCGCGAGGACTACACCGACGCCGAGAGCGCCACAACCTGGGTCGTCGACCAGACGGAGTCGGCGGTGACGGTCAAGCCGATGAACCCCGAACGCTACTTGAACCACACCGTCTGGGAGCGGGGGAACCGCTTTGCCCTGCTGTCGGCGACCATCCTGAACAAGGCGGCGTTCTGTGCCAACGTCGGCCTCGACCCGGACAGCGTCGCACTGGTCGAGGTCGGTCACACCTTCCCCGTCGAGAACCGCCCGCTGTACGACGTCACACAGGGGAAGATGACCTACGAGCACCGCGAGGAGACGCTGCCGACCATCGCCCGGACGCTCGTGCGCATCATGGCCCGCCACCCCGACGAGAAGGGGCTGGTCCACTGTCACTCCTACGCGATTAAAGAGCGGTTACGGGATCTGCTCGAGGAGTTCGGCGTCGGCTCGCGGGTACGGGACCACGACCGGGAGGGGCGCGACGCCGCGCTGGCCGCCTGGAAGCGCAGCGACAATCCCGACGTCTTTCTCTCGGTGAAGATGGAGGAGGCGCTGGACCTGGAGGGCGACCTGTGTCGCTGGCAGGTCATCTGCAAGGCGCCGTACCCGAACACGCGGGACTCGCGGGTCGCCCGCCGCCTCGAGGACGGTCAGTGGGGCTGGTACTACCGCACCGCACTCCGGACGGTCATCCAGGCCTGTGGCCGCGTGGTCCGCGCGCCCGACGACTACGGCGCGACCTACCTCGCGGACTCGTCGCTGCTGGACCTCTTCGAGCGTGCGAGTCACGACACGCCCGACTGGTTCGGTGCGCAGGTGCGCCGCCTGTCCGACCCGGACCTCCCGCAGTTCTCGCCGGACCGTGCGCTGACCGGCGTCAGCGCACGGACCCGCCGCCAGCGCGACCGGTCGCGGTCCCGGTCCGGCAGCGACACCCACCCCCTCTCTGACGTCTGGGACTAG